TGGCTTACAAGTGGATATGTCATCTTTTTGTTGTGGGATGTGACTGGTGGCGACTTCTCTATCTCCTACAAGGCTGGGGTTTTACGTATTCAGGAGTCCTTGCTCGGAATAATTGTCTACGGACTGGTAGCCGTTTTGATCTGGCCTAACTGTAGTCGTGGTGAGTTAAGAAGAGCATCTCTGGATTTATTGAGAGAACATCGTCGGTTTGCGGATAATTGTTTTTCTCGGGTTAGAAGTGGCGAGAAAATAAAGATTAGGCGTAAAAAGCGTGTTGCTCTTTTAGAGCTTGATACGCGCTTACAAACAGCCATTGGCGATGCGAGTTCAGATAGTTATGAGGTGTGGGAATGTCGAAAGCAGTGGGGTCACTTTGGTCAATCTGCGACAGCCGTCACGCAATCCCTCTTGAAGTTGGAAGAAAGCTTAGCCCTCTCTGGTGATCTGGGTATATCGAAATTCCTTATTGGTGTCGACGAATACATGCCCGACATTGAGGGGCGTCTCGCGCAAGTGGAAACCGCCCTTTCAGGGGGAATGCCAGTAGATAGTGCCAATGGGAGAGTTGTTCGAGGAAATATTGAAGAAGTAAAGAGGTTGTCAACCTTTGAAACTGCTGCTTTAGCCGTTACTAGAAAATCCTTAAATGACCTGGAGGTGGAAACCCGATCCCTGATTGATTCAGTAAATGATATACAAACCCGGGGTGACTCCTATTCGAGACAGGTAAGTAGTGATGGCATAGGCTGGCTTGGAGCTCTGATGCCCGACCCGGACAGGTTGACTAATATTGTCCGTGTTCAGATGGGAATGTGGATCGCTTATCTGGCATACCTTTTTATCCCTGACATGATTGGTGGATTGCTAGTTATATTACTGATAACAGTAATAGGTATTCTCGCCTCAATGACCCCCAAAATTCAATTGTTTGAAACCTGTGTTTTCACGATTTTAGTGTGCATATTGTCGGCACCTATATATTTCTTTTTAATGCCGAAATTGCACGGATTTTATTCGTTGGCTGTCGTGATTTTTGTATGGACGTTTGTAGTAAGCTTTTCCTCAAATAAGGTCTTTGGACCCCAGTCGATGATTCGAACCCTGGTTCTTATCTTTCCCCAGATTATTTTTAATTTCAACAACTCTCAAGAGTATAGTTTTGTTGTTTACACAAATTATCTATTTGTGTTAGCAATAATTTTTTGTATCTTGGCCGTTTCAAGAAATATCCCCTTCACTGCCCATCCAGAAATAAACCTGAAGAGAAGCATTGACAGGATTCTCAACAGCGCTGCATGGCTGGTGGTGGAGGGTGATATTCCAAAAAAGAAGAGGAAATCATTGTTTTTCCGGTTATATATATTGTACCACCTGAATATTATTATGATCTCAAGGAAGAGAGTGTTCTATTGGGTGGAGGGTATTTCTGATAAAAAAATGCGGGGTATGACCAGAAGCCAGATGCAAAGCCTTATAGGTTTGGCTATGTTGATATCCAACCAGGTTAAGCTGTTATATAAGATAGATAAGAAGAAAATCAATTTTGTGGCTCCTAAAAGATTACTTCGCGAGGCATTCATATGGAGGCGGCTTGCAAGCAAAATACTTATCTATTTTTCTGGTGGCAACCAAAAGGTTGATATTGAATCCCTGCGAAGAGGTTATAGGAGGATATTTGAAAGGGCAAATATTGATGTCGGTGAGTTGATGGAGCTAAGGGAATGTAGTGAAAAATCCAGAGAGGGTGTAACAAATTTTCTCTATTTCTTGGGTGTTACCCACTGCATCAATAACTATCTGGCAGAGTTTCGTCGCGTTTCAGAATCTGTGGATTGGAAGGCTTTCTGTGAGGAAAGGTGTCTTTAATGTCTGTAGGGTTTTAAATGGAAAGAGTACCGCACGATATATCAATAGGCAGTTTCTATCTATCACCAATATTGGTGATAGCTTTGTTTGGTGTTGTTGCGGCCTTGTTAACCGCTAGGCTTTTGGATCGGTATCGTTTATCCCGATATTTTGCCAATCCACCGGTTGTTATTATCTCCCTCAGTGTAATTTATTCAATTTTTATAGGAAGGATATTCTTGGGAATATAGTAGTGGCTAGGTATAGAAAATATATTTTTACTGGAACAATAGTGCTTGTAGCACTGCTGTTACTTATTATCCAGTTCTGGAGATATCTCAATAATCCCTGGACCAGGGATGGAAAAGTGCAGGCGGACATTATTCAAGTGACTCCCAGGGTAACTGGACAGGTAGTTGAGTTGCCTATTAAGAATAATCAGTTTATTAAAGCAGGGGAACTACTGTTTCAGATTGATCCGAGAATATATGAAGCAGCCTTGGAAGAGGCCAAGGCAGAGTACGAGGAAGCTCTCGATACATACCGAGCGCAAAACAAGAATATTCTCGCTTATGAGGCCAGGATTAGGGAGTCAATAGCAAATATTGATCTAGCAAAAAGTAATATCGGCGCGCTTGATGCGGAAATTGCAAGAACCAAAGCTGAATATGATCGGCAGAGAGAGCTGCTACCCCAGAGAGCGACATCAGTAAGGGCATTGCAAGCGGCTCAGGCTGAGTATGAATCCACAATTGAGTATCGAGCGGGTGCAGAAGCCAGCTTGGTGGAATCTATGGCTGCTTTGGAGCAATCCCAAGCGGAGCTGGAGCAGGTTAGAGCACAATTGGGAGCGCTTGGAGCCGATAACCCGGGCGTTCGTGCGGCTTTTGCGCTGCTGGAGCAGGCGCGGCTTAATCTCGAATACACAACAGTTGTTGCTCCGGTTACTGGTTATGTTACCAATATAGATTTTCGTTACGGTGATCAGGCTGTCGCCAACCAACCTGCACTTTCTGTAGTTGATATAAGCACTTTTCGCATTGATGGTTTTTTTCGCGAAACTTTTGTTCGTCGGATCGCTCCGGGGGATAAAGCGTTTATGAAGTTGATGGCTTATCCTCATCTAGAATTGGAAGGATATGTTGAAAGTATTGGCTGGGGTATTGCCCGCAAAGATGGAACTGCAGGTAATGACTTATTGCCAATGGTAGATCCCACATTTGACTGGATTCGCCTTGCACAGCGTATTCCTGTCAGGATTCATCTGACAGAAGTCCCCGAATCTGTGAAGCTTCGTGTTGGATTTACCAGCTCAGTGCTAGTAATGAGCAATTCTGCGGGCACCGAGCAAGATGAACCGGTGCAATCTCAATAGTTTCAGGAAAGGGTTAATACGGAGCCTACAGGGGTGTCTGTTGGCATTGCTGCTCATCTTCGGCAGTAGTTGTATGCTGGGGCCAGATTACCATCCCCCGCCGGTAGAGGTCGAAAGTGAGTGGATCTATCAAACCAGCTCAAAACTGGATACCTTGGAAGCCGTTAACCCATTGTGGTGGCAGTGGGCATTTTCAGATGTGACGCTGGACGAATTAGTCTCACTTGCGATTGAGAATAACCTGGAGCTGCGTTCTGCGGCTCTCAGGGCTCTCCAGGCCCAGCAACAGCTAGCTATTGCAATAGGTAACCAGTATCCCCAAACACAGCAGCTTGAGGGACTTATTGATCGTTCAAAGTATGTTCGATCGGGGATCACTGGCAATCTGCAGACTGAATATTACCCGAACTTTAATTTAACCTGGGAGTTAGATACCTGGGGGCAGTTAAGAAGGCTGGTTAATTCGGCCGCAGCAGATTTTGAAGCCAGCATAGCTGACTATGATGGTGTGCTGGTTTCTATTATTGCCCAGGTGGCGCAAACCTATATCAATATTCGCACAACGAAACGCAGGCTAGAAGTTGCCAGGGAAAACATTCGCGTACAACGCGAGGGTTTAAGGATCGCGAGAGTCAAATTTCGTGCAGGAGAGGTCAGTGCACTGGATGCGGAGCAAGCGCAGGCTTTGCTCAGTAACACAGAAGCCAGCGTGCCGGGACTGGAGATAAGCTTACAGCAGTTTGAAAATGCCCTGGCAGTCCTTCTGGGAATACCTCCTAATAGTTTGAGGTACATAGTCTCTTTTCCCTCATCCATACCTATGATTCCTAAAGTCGTTACTGTTGGTATGCCTCAGGATCTATTAAGGCAGCGACCCGATATCCGTGCAGCAGAGCGACGGCTGGCAGCTCAAGGTGAGTTAATAGGTGTTGCGAGGGCGGAACTCTATCCAAATTTTAGTATTGGTGGGGAGATAGGGGCTATCGATATCAATGGCGGTCAACTTAATGGCAGCAGTAGTGCCTGGGACCTTTTTATTGAATTTGACTGGAATCTCTTTAACTACGGAAGACTTCGGAGCAACGTCAGGCTACAGGATGCGATTTTTCAGCAGTTGGTGTCTGACTATCAGCAAATAGTTCTGTTAGCGCAAGCTGATGTGGAGAACGCTATTGTCGCTTATATAAAATCTCAAAGGCAGTTAGTTCACTATGAGGTGGCTGCCCAGGCCTCCCAGCGATCTGTCGATATTTCCCTGTCTCAATATACTAATGGTCAAGTGGAATTTGATACTGTGATAACTACGCTGATATCAGATGTTCAGCAGCAGGATATTTTGGCGATAGCACGCGGTGCCGTAGCAGCTAATCTTGTACAAGTGTATTTGTCGCTGGGAGGTGGGTGGCAGATTCAACAGGGAATTGCACCATTTCAGCTTCTTCCTGAGAGAATTTGGCGAGAGATGCTTCAACGAACACCATATTGGGACAAGTTACAATAACTTCAGCCATATCACTTTTTGTGTGGAAGGGGGCTAGTATCGCTAAAAGATGTCAGAAATATTGTGTTGATATATTTAAATTTGAGTTTGACGATGCCCGTTTCTTCAAATTTCCCACTCGAGACATGGTTATGATAACTGGCGCTTCTCACGGAAAAGATACAATCTCAATGACGAAAGCCTTATTGGAGAACATTCCCGAAAGGGGGGTTACTTGAAGTCATTGAATGGGGAAAGTCTTGTATCAAGCAGTGAACTTTCTAGGAGTGCAATTTTACAGTTGCTTAGATTGTCGTGTCGCTGTGAGTTAAATCGAGGCCAATTTTC
This DNA window, taken from Microbulbifer sp. VAAF005, encodes the following:
- a CDS encoding FUSC family protein, producing the protein MQLSRNIKESIKLATALVIVYAIALGLNWEKPFWGGFAVIVCSQANLGQSLNRAILWILGTLFALLAGWIIVALFPQDRWLFMIALSIWVSICVYFLQRSNYQYFWLTSGYVIFLLWDVTGGDFSISYKAGVLRIQESLLGIIVYGLVAVLIWPNCSRGELRRASLDLLREHRRFADNCFSRVRSGEKIKIRRKKRVALLELDTRLQTAIGDASSDSYEVWECRKQWGHFGQSATAVTQSLLKLEESLALSGDLGISKFLIGVDEYMPDIEGRLAQVETALSGGMPVDSANGRVVRGNIEEVKRLSTFETAALAVTRKSLNDLEVETRSLIDSVNDIQTRGDSYSRQVSSDGIGWLGALMPDPDRLTNIVRVQMGMWIAYLAYLFIPDMIGGLLVILLITVIGILASMTPKIQLFETCVFTILVCILSAPIYFFLMPKLHGFYSLAVVIFVWTFVVSFSSNKVFGPQSMIRTLVLIFPQIIFNFNNSQEYSFVVYTNYLFVLAIIFCILAVSRNIPFTAHPEINLKRSIDRILNSAAWLVVEGDIPKKKRKSLFFRLYILYHLNIIMISRKRVFYWVEGISDKKMRGMTRSQMQSLIGLAMLISNQVKLLYKIDKKKINFVAPKRLLREAFIWRRLASKILIYFSGGNQKVDIESLRRGYRRIFERANIDVGELMELRECSEKSREGVTNFLYFLGVTHCINNYLAEFRRVSESVDWKAFCEERCL
- a CDS encoding DUF1656 domain-containing protein; this translates as MERVPHDISIGSFYLSPILVIALFGVVAALLTARLLDRYRLSRYFANPPVVIISLSVIYSIFIGRIFLGI
- a CDS encoding HlyD family secretion protein; protein product: MLVALLLLIIQFWRYLNNPWTRDGKVQADIIQVTPRVTGQVVELPIKNNQFIKAGELLFQIDPRIYEAALEEAKAEYEEALDTYRAQNKNILAYEARIRESIANIDLAKSNIGALDAEIARTKAEYDRQRELLPQRATSVRALQAAQAEYESTIEYRAGAEASLVESMAALEQSQAELEQVRAQLGALGADNPGVRAAFALLEQARLNLEYTTVVAPVTGYVTNIDFRYGDQAVANQPALSVVDISTFRIDGFFRETFVRRIAPGDKAFMKLMAYPHLELEGYVESIGWGIARKDGTAGNDLLPMVDPTFDWIRLAQRIPVRIHLTEVPESVKLRVGFTSSVLVMSNSAGTEQDEPVQSQ
- a CDS encoding efflux transporter outer membrane subunit, which encodes MALLLIFGSSCMLGPDYHPPPVEVESEWIYQTSSKLDTLEAVNPLWWQWAFSDVTLDELVSLAIENNLELRSAALRALQAQQQLAIAIGNQYPQTQQLEGLIDRSKYVRSGITGNLQTEYYPNFNLTWELDTWGQLRRLVNSAAADFEASIADYDGVLVSIIAQVAQTYINIRTTKRRLEVARENIRVQREGLRIARVKFRAGEVSALDAEQAQALLSNTEASVPGLEISLQQFENALAVLLGIPPNSLRYIVSFPSSIPMIPKVVTVGMPQDLLRQRPDIRAAERRLAAQGELIGVARAELYPNFSIGGEIGAIDINGGQLNGSSSAWDLFIEFDWNLFNYGRLRSNVRLQDAIFQQLVSDYQQIVLLAQADVENAIVAYIKSQRQLVHYEVAAQASQRSVDISLSQYTNGQVEFDTVITTLISDVQQQDILAIARGAVAANLVQVYLSLGGGWQIQQGIAPFQLLPERIWREMLQRTPYWDKLQ